Proteins encoded by one window of Companilactobacillus ginsenosidimutans:
- the istA gene encoding IS21 family transposase: MRNDIRERMEFYVNENIKPNFTALGRTYNADYRTIKKAYLEASNPPNKMVKKRKSKLDPYTAIIDDKLELGCSAMAIFKFIQTQGYPGKYTLVKDYCHDFKRKRSKKATIRVTHSPALSAQVDWKENMVLYDKFGKPHKFNIFLYVLPFSKMKFMTLTFERNQDTLFECLNEAFKYTGGIPKEIWFDNMKIVVDHSKSQYHKTIFNSRFLAFTKDAGFKPIACRPFRPQTKGCVEALARTTERLRAFNYEFETDDDVIKLVDETMNSLNNDISQATDIKPIDLWNDKEKEYLHKLPSDLLNPYFEDDITRIVSSESMVQFRKCKYSVSTQYIGKTVEVRLSDNGDQLQIYYNGALIKSHLITSNKFNYTQEDTIEILQSDLKKNKSEDEIRNYIENNLVQYDAIEFGGNNNAR; the protein is encoded by the coding sequence ATGAGAAATGATATTCGCGAAAGGATGGAGTTCTACGTGAATGAAAATATTAAACCTAACTTCACTGCTTTAGGCCGTACTTACAATGCCGATTATCGAACAATAAAAAAAGCTTACCTCGAGGCTTCTAATCCACCAAACAAAATGGTAAAGAAGCGAAAAAGTAAGTTAGATCCATACACTGCAATAATTGATGACAAATTAGAACTTGGATGTAGTGCGATGGCAATCTTCAAATTTATACAAACTCAAGGTTATCCCGGTAAATACACTTTGGTTAAGGATTATTGTCATGACTTCAAAAGGAAGAGATCAAAGAAAGCCACGATTCGTGTGACACATTCCCCTGCATTATCCGCTCAGGTTGATTGGAAAGAAAATATGGTTCTCTATGATAAATTTGGAAAGCCACACAAGTTTAATATCTTTCTATATGTTCTTCCCTTCTCAAAGATGAAATTCATGACGCTCACTTTTGAACGTAATCAGGATACTTTGTTCGAATGTCTTAATGAAGCTTTTAAATACACTGGAGGCATTCCAAAAGAAATATGGTTCGACAATATGAAGATTGTTGTGGACCATTCTAAGAGTCAGTATCATAAAACCATCTTCAATTCTAGATTTCTTGCTTTTACCAAAGACGCAGGCTTCAAGCCAATTGCTTGTCGACCATTCAGACCTCAAACTAAAGGATGTGTCGAGGCACTAGCTAGAACAACTGAGAGATTACGTGCTTTTAATTATGAGTTTGAAACTGATGATGACGTTATCAAGTTAGTTGATGAAACTATGAATAGTTTGAACAATGACATCTCACAAGCGACAGATATTAAACCGATAGATCTATGGAATGACAAAGAAAAAGAATACTTACATAAACTACCATCAGACCTACTTAATCCATACTTCGAAGACGATATTACCCGTATCGTATCTTCTGAATCAATGGTCCAATTTCGTAAATGTAAGTATTCCGTTAGCACCCAATATATCGGTAAGACAGTCGAAGTTCGCTTATCCGATAATGGGGATCAATTACAAATATATTATAACGGAGCATTAATAAAATCGCACTTGATAACCTCAAACAAATTCAACTATACACAAGAAGATACAATTGAGATTCTTCAATCTGACCTTAAGAAAAACAAATCTGAAGATGAGATAAGAAACTACATCGAGAATAACTTGGTTCAATATGATGCAATTGAATTTGGAGGTAACAACAATGCGCGATAA
- a CDS encoding sce7725 family protein: protein MTYYPYLRGRMYDLLALKESVEFGDLGPDIVPIIEPVRDSKELQQTVDVLIEHKQPFSVIANPQVSVYGLNDTKLYPLPDLTEVPFFHPAAILAPDFSSDFLQTSSDQTALLVAKNYQILKAYEKTRILKKVSGILIPEEARIHQIVGDKSISLTDPLTFVPHVEDYADIEDEFFESANWYQQNDNYQGFGDYSMVGSYYFDKGMPSRAIALHIIYAAENGTLRIHHFVSDSNERMSGQKDKFFEAINKLAVWAPENIRGLNDTPALRELVGYAKQDKFPGLGIVKKLSMRHHFQLMHRLFELKKHKV, encoded by the coding sequence ATGACCTACTATCCTTATTTGCGTGGCCGGATGTATGACTTATTGGCACTAAAAGAATCAGTCGAATTCGGTGACTTAGGGCCAGATATTGTTCCAATAATTGAGCCAGTCCGTGATTCAAAAGAGTTGCAACAGACGGTTGATGTTCTGATTGAACACAAACAACCATTCAGTGTAATCGCCAACCCACAGGTCAGTGTGTATGGTCTGAATGACACGAAGCTATATCCATTACCTGATTTGACAGAAGTTCCATTTTTCCATCCAGCAGCTATATTGGCGCCGGACTTCAGTAGTGATTTCTTACAAACATCGTCGGATCAGACTGCTTTGTTGGTGGCTAAAAATTACCAGATTCTAAAAGCATATGAGAAAACTAGAATTCTGAAAAAGGTCAGTGGCATCTTAATTCCTGAGGAAGCCAGAATTCACCAGATAGTCGGTGATAAGTCAATCTCATTGACCGACCCACTGACATTTGTTCCTCATGTAGAAGATTACGCCGACATTGAAGATGAATTCTTCGAAAGTGCCAATTGGTATCAACAAAATGACAATTACCAAGGATTTGGCGACTATTCAATGGTCGGCAGCTACTATTTTGATAAGGGTATGCCATCAAGAGCGATAGCCCTGCACATAATATACGCTGCAGAAAATGGCACTCTAAGAATTCACCACTTCGTTTCAGATAGCAACGAAAGAATGAGCGGACAGAAGGATAAATTTTTTGAAGCAATAAATAAACTAGCAGTTTGGGCACCAGAAAATATTCGAGGACTGAACGATACACCAGCACTGAGGGAACTAGTCGGATACGCCAAGCAAGACAAGTTTCCCGGACTAGGAATAGTTAAAAAATTATCCATGCGTCATCACTTTCAGTTGATGCATCGATTGTTTGAACTTAAAAAACATAAAGTGTGA
- a CDS encoding LTA synthase family protein, translated as MKKIKLMYIIQFVFMVLSSVLMSFYLYFSQLNSISMTFATIFHTNYGMYFLTVLIMLLIYFGLYGIFNRFFFSTALFYVLSIVFAVANRLKIIYRAEPLLPSDLAFFNSSRGLLSMISLKLTLEIIFGLLFIVVICLFLQKKFGKTTLFIKWPIRFIMILLFGTVLSGFYTVNNQNSLTKKILTKEGYTSSSANLMWDTNNNGPLITFLTNIHLDVMEKPSNYNQEKIDSIVKKYQGVATDINENRPNADVNKQTVIFVLSESLSDPSRVPNVKINQDPLPNIRRIKSENTSGLMLSSGYGGGTANMEYMALTGMAVNQFSNTLRTPFVQLVTKQVNPENISNQFEISTAIHPYLGTFYNRTGVYESFGIKNFKNLKTKGHSALKYTAPLNGGQWVSDKSVYNDVLLQVEQGKHGQFINVVTMQNHMPYNNYYPDNTFTASGKGVGQNASEVANYAKGISYTDASTKDFLNALDTINKPITVVLYGDHLPGIYSGNESAVHEIPEHETDYFIYSNKYAIDHNMGTKKIISDTHITDPNGFIPLVYQQMKQKVSPFYALLTEIQKDTPAMAKSTINTSGNLYIDKHTGKQISYNKLSYHQRQLLEDYRLVQYDMTAGKNYSGKLGFTK; from the coding sequence ATGAAAAAAATTAAATTAATGTATATTATCCAGTTTGTATTTATGGTTTTATCCAGTGTATTAATGAGCTTTTATTTGTACTTCTCTCAACTTAATTCCATCTCAATGACGTTTGCTACAATTTTTCATACGAATTATGGCATGTACTTTTTGACGGTCTTAATTATGTTGTTAATTTATTTTGGGTTGTATGGGATTTTTAACAGATTCTTCTTCTCAACGGCATTATTTTACGTACTAAGTATTGTGTTTGCTGTTGCTAATAGATTAAAAATAATTTATCGTGCGGAGCCACTTTTGCCCAGCGATTTAGCATTCTTTAATAGTAGTAGAGGACTTTTATCCATGATCAGTTTAAAATTAACTCTAGAAATTATTTTTGGATTGCTGTTCATTGTTGTCATATGTCTTTTTCTTCAGAAAAAGTTTGGAAAGACAACGTTGTTTATTAAATGGCCGATAAGATTCATTATGATTTTACTATTCGGTACTGTTTTAAGCGGTTTCTACACCGTTAATAATCAGAATTCGTTGACAAAAAAAATATTAACTAAGGAAGGTTATACATCTAGTTCTGCCAACTTAATGTGGGATACCAATAATAATGGCCCACTGATTACTTTTTTGACCAATATTCATCTCGATGTTATGGAAAAACCTTCCAACTATAATCAAGAAAAGATTGATTCCATTGTTAAAAAATATCAAGGCGTAGCAACTGATATCAATGAAAATCGCCCCAATGCAGATGTTAATAAACAGACTGTTATTTTTGTTCTAAGTGAAAGTCTATCTGATCCTTCGAGGGTACCTAATGTAAAGATTAATCAAGATCCATTACCAAATATTCGCCGAATCAAAAGTGAGAATACTTCCGGTTTGATGCTTAGCTCAGGGTATGGTGGTGGTACCGCGAACATGGAATACATGGCTTTGACTGGAATGGCTGTAAACCAATTTTCAAATACATTAAGGACACCATTTGTACAGTTAGTAACAAAGCAAGTTAATCCAGAAAATATAAGTAATCAATTTGAAATTTCAACAGCAATTCATCCTTACCTTGGAACTTTTTATAATCGGACAGGAGTGTATGAAAGCTTTGGAATTAAGAACTTCAAAAATCTTAAGACAAAGGGTCACTCTGCTTTGAAATACACGGCTCCACTTAATGGAGGACAATGGGTCAGTGACAAATCAGTCTATAACGATGTGTTATTACAAGTTGAACAGGGTAAACATGGCCAATTTATTAATGTTGTTACGATGCAAAACCATATGCCATATAACAACTATTATCCTGATAATACTTTCACAGCGAGTGGTAAAGGGGTTGGTCAAAATGCATCTGAAGTGGCTAATTATGCTAAAGGAATTAGCTATACCGATGCATCGACCAAAGATTTTTTGAATGCTCTAGATACAATTAATAAGCCAATAACGGTAGTTTTGTATGGTGACCATTTGCCCGGGATATATAGCGGAAATGAAAGTGCTGTGCATGAAATCCCTGAACATGAGACCGATTATTTTATCTACAGTAATAAATATGCTATTGACCACAATATGGGGACGAAAAAAATAATTAGTGACACCCACATCACCGATCCTAATGGATTTATTCCGCTTGTTTACCAACAAATGAAACAAAAAGTATCTCCATTTTATGCACTTTTAACTGAAATTCAGAAGGATACTCCTGCTATGGCTAAATCTACTATAAACACTTCAGGAAACTTATATATAGACAAACACACAGGTAAGCAAATTTCATATAACAAATTAAGTTATCATCAAAGGCAACTTTTGGAAGACTATCGGCTTGTTCAATACGATATGACTGCTGGCAAAAATTACAGTGGCAAATTAGGATTTACAAAATAG
- a CDS encoding acyltransferase family protein produces the protein MKKKAIRNSNIEFLRMFSMLLITLHHFSLWGQGDRADKLITNGHLIDAFKSLIYLPLGDIGVYIFVMITGFYLGNKIVTNGQSLRKSVNIYGQLYFYSVIFLFIGLSYHLPLDNFPNLRDPLMPFNHVPNILMSVFPIVFNHYWFVTAFVLLMLIVPYLNIVLNRIDKRQIQILLFISIVSTSIFPLLNNNVASESVGLGVVVTAYIIGMYIKKFCSLGKSSFGIGMLFAIINIILIYVITYYDITILKYRYIRIYTGFFALMSAVGIFLIFVSLKPRFNFILNKLAKHIFAVYLITENIFVIKPLWKMFSFNNITDLIKVNVFGLIAVLAIMLCACCIDIIRSQIFRMLSSLVTVTKQGIILFKAYVMSNNKKV, from the coding sequence ATGAAAAAGAAAGCAATCAGAAATTCTAATATTGAATTTTTGAGAATGTTTAGTATGTTATTGATAACATTGCATCATTTCAGTTTGTGGGGACAAGGTGATAGAGCAGATAAATTAATTACGAATGGTCATTTAATTGACGCCTTTAAATCACTGATCTATTTACCATTGGGAGATATTGGTGTATATATATTTGTAATGATTACGGGATTTTATCTTGGAAACAAGATAGTTACTAATGGTCAGTCTTTACGGAAATCTGTGAATATATATGGTCAGCTATATTTCTATAGTGTGATATTCTTATTTATTGGACTGAGTTATCATCTTCCACTAGATAATTTTCCAAATCTGAGGGATCCACTTATGCCATTTAACCACGTCCCTAATATATTGATGTCAGTATTCCCAATTGTGTTTAATCATTATTGGTTTGTAACAGCGTTTGTATTATTAATGTTGATCGTTCCGTATTTAAATATAGTGTTAAACAGAATTGATAAGAGACAAATTCAAATTTTATTGTTCATTTCAATTGTAAGTACAAGTATCTTTCCGCTTTTAAATAATAACGTTGCATCCGAGTCTGTCGGTTTAGGTGTCGTTGTGACTGCGTATATCATTGGAATGTATATCAAAAAGTTTTGTTCACTGGGAAAAAGTAGTTTCGGTATCGGCATGCTATTCGCAATAATAAATATTATCCTAATTTATGTGATAACTTACTATGATATTACGATACTCAAGTATAGATATATAAGAATATATACAGGTTTCTTTGCACTTATGTCCGCGGTAGGGATCTTCCTAATATTTGTAAGCTTGAAACCGAGATTTAACTTTATTCTTAATAAGCTAGCAAAGCATATATTCGCAGTTTACTTAATCACTGAGAATATTTTTGTAATCAAACCGCTGTGGAAAATGTTTTCTTTTAATAACATTACTGATTTGATTAAAGTAAATGTTTTCGGATTAATTGCCGTTTTAGCTATAATGCTATGTGCTTGTTGTATTGATATAATTAGAAGCCAAATATTTAGGATGCTTAGCAGTTTAGTAACTGTAACAAAACAAGGTATTATTTTGTTTAAAGCATATGTGATGAGTAACAACAAAAAAGTTTAG
- the relB gene encoding type II toxin-antitoxin system RelB family antitoxin, giving the protein MASIKVQVSSNEKEWLEYMAKLYNISLSDLVLKYSFDQLEDAYDLHVGKISHKKYLEDDMQTVSMSEVKNEFVKKA; this is encoded by the coding sequence ATGGCTAGTATAAAAGTTCAGGTTTCTAGCAATGAAAAAGAATGGCTGGAGTATATGGCAAAACTTTATAACATATCTTTATCAGATTTAGTTCTTAAATATTCGTTTGATCAATTAGAAGATGCTTATGATTTGCACGTGGGGAAAATCTCACATAAGAAGTATCTCGAAGATGATATGCAAACAGTCAGCATGAGCGAAGTTAAAAATGAATTTGTCAAAAAAGCATAA
- a CDS encoding helicase C-terminal domain-containing protein encodes MATRIGIRQLVEFVLRSGNLDESKDSQNTALMGAQIHRRLQKERSADYESEVYLKKVVPMNDEDYVISGRADGIEMTDDSALIEEIKTSDQKYEDLSDNTLELYWGQVQVYGYLLLDEHPELDEVTLQLTYFQVNENKTTTDQEVFKREDLNEFFQKLIDEYEYWLKLRSDMRKTRNESITDLPFPFPEFRTGQHEMAAAVYKTICLKTRLFVEAPTGTGKTISTLFPAIKAMGEDKIQRLFYLTAKQSTRHVAEEAIDLMSNDGLKLKSITLTAKEQIRFPEEKDVLPDKNPFMIGYYDRLKPALKDILQHETSITRSVIEYYARKHTIDPFEFSLDTSLFCDVIICDYNYLFDPLVFLQRFFTEKDPDNFFLIDEVHNLVSRSRDMYSVEVSNERIPSLLKEAAAQKKGTKKLQNQLEKVQKTFDDIRATVEILKKDDLVTADVPVNLMKTMNKFAEFMTDWMKEKEPSDFLDHMRDFFFDCFTFVKIFGFYDDTYKTRIVIDGDKVSVKQICLDTSYFLDQSMKLGSGAILFSATLSPMDYYQNVLGGVENSLPYQLPSPFPAQNQDILVTQYISTTYYQRAANQPKIVDSLYTMASKKKGNYLFFFPSYGYLRQIKDAFEQNHPDVKTVEQSSAMDAKARTEFLDQFIEDPDETLVGFCVLGGIFSEGIDLRGDRLIGVAIVSVGLPGLSPENNLIRDYYDGENGQGFAYAYQLPGMNNVLQAAGRLIRSSTDVGVILLLDQRFASQRYVNLFPPHWNGYKRVSTVQNLSNEIDNFWKGQR; translated from the coding sequence ATGGCTACGAGAATTGGGATTCGTCAGTTAGTTGAATTTGTCCTGCGTTCTGGTAATTTGGACGAGTCCAAGGATAGCCAAAACACTGCTTTGATGGGCGCTCAGATTCACCGTAGACTTCAAAAGGAGCGTTCTGCTGATTACGAAAGTGAAGTTTACTTGAAAAAAGTTGTGCCGATGAATGACGAGGATTACGTCATTTCTGGACGTGCCGATGGAATTGAAATGACTGACGATTCAGCGTTGATTGAAGAAATCAAAACGTCTGATCAGAAATATGAAGACTTGTCTGACAACACCCTGGAGCTTTATTGGGGTCAAGTTCAGGTCTATGGATATTTGTTGCTGGATGAGCATCCGGAACTTGATGAAGTGACACTTCAACTGACATACTTTCAAGTCAACGAAAACAAGACAACAACCGATCAAGAAGTATTTAAACGTGAAGACTTAAATGAGTTTTTTCAGAAATTAATCGACGAGTATGAATATTGGCTCAAGTTACGCTCCGACATGAGGAAAACTCGAAATGAATCAATAACAGATTTGCCATTTCCGTTTCCTGAATTTAGAACTGGTCAACATGAGATGGCAGCAGCTGTTTATAAAACTATTTGCTTGAAGACACGTCTATTTGTCGAGGCACCCACTGGGACTGGAAAGACTATTTCAACACTGTTTCCTGCTATTAAGGCAATGGGTGAGGATAAAATTCAGCGGCTGTTTTATTTGACGGCCAAGCAGAGTACTCGCCATGTCGCTGAAGAAGCTATCGATTTGATGAGTAATGATGGTTTGAAATTAAAGAGCATTACGTTGACCGCCAAAGAGCAGATTAGATTTCCCGAAGAGAAAGATGTTCTACCGGATAAGAATCCCTTTATGATTGGCTACTATGACCGATTGAAGCCGGCTTTGAAGGATATTTTGCAACATGAAACTAGTATTACCCGCAGTGTAATCGAATATTATGCACGCAAACATACGATTGATCCATTTGAATTTTCACTGGATACTTCGCTTTTTTGTGATGTCATCATTTGTGACTACAATTATTTATTTGATCCACTAGTCTTTTTGCAACGATTCTTCACCGAAAAGGATCCCGATAACTTCTTCTTAATCGATGAAGTTCACAACCTAGTCAGTCGTTCGCGTGATATGTATTCCGTTGAAGTCTCGAACGAACGGATTCCCAGTTTACTTAAAGAAGCAGCTGCCCAGAAGAAGGGTACTAAAAAACTTCAAAATCAGCTGGAAAAAGTTCAGAAGACCTTCGATGATATCCGGGCGACAGTCGAAATTTTGAAAAAGGACGACTTGGTGACTGCAGATGTACCGGTTAATTTGATGAAAACTATGAACAAATTCGCCGAGTTCATGACCGATTGGATGAAGGAAAAGGAGCCGTCCGACTTTCTCGACCACATGCGGGACTTCTTCTTCGACTGTTTTACTTTCGTGAAGATTTTTGGGTTTTACGATGATACGTATAAAACGAGAATTGTGATTGATGGGGATAAGGTGTCAGTTAAGCAAATTTGTTTGGACACGAGCTATTTCTTGGACCAATCGATGAAGCTGGGATCGGGTGCGATTTTGTTTTCCGCAACATTGTCGCCGATGGATTACTATCAAAATGTTTTGGGCGGAGTTGAGAATAGTTTGCCCTATCAATTGCCCTCACCATTTCCAGCCCAAAACCAAGACATTTTAGTAACGCAATATATTTCAACGACATATTATCAGCGAGCTGCCAACCAACCTAAAATTGTCGATAGTTTGTATACGATGGCTTCAAAAAAGAAGGGTAATTATCTGTTTTTCTTTCCATCATATGGCTACTTACGACAAATAAAGGATGCCTTCGAACAGAATCATCCTGATGTTAAGACGGTTGAACAGTCCAGTGCGATGGATGCTAAGGCACGAACAGAGTTTCTCGACCAATTTATCGAAGATCCAGATGAGACACTAGTCGGATTTTGTGTATTGGGTGGTATTTTCTCTGAAGGCATTGATCTCAGAGGTGACCGATTGATTGGTGTTGCAATTGTCAGCGTTGGGTTGCCGGGATTGAGTCCAGAAAACAACCTCATTCGTGACTATTACGATGGCGAGAATGGCCAAGGTTTCGCCTATGCTTACCAGTTGCCAGGGATGAACAATGTCTTGCAAGCTGCCGGACGACTAATTCGCAGTAGCACCGATGTTGGTGTGATTTTACTACTCGATCAAAGATTCGCCAGTCAGCGCTACGTCAACTTATTCCCGCCACACTGGAACGGATACAAACGAGTTAGCACTGTACAAAATTTATCAAATGAGATCGACAATTTTTGGAAAGGACAAAGGTAG
- the istB gene encoding IS21-like element helper ATPase IstB, whose protein sequence is MRDNYHELMNNLQELGLNNMCNYLPEYLDETGHKTVPLTESLLKLTDEEIHANERKHIDSIIKKARFPVKKSIEEFDFGFQTSINEVQIREFQNMGFMERHDNLIFLGSPGVGKTHLATAIGVSACRQDIRTLFINCNDLLLKLKKAYDKGTLDRQIRRYSNYELLIIDELGYLPIEKQEANLLFQLINNRYERHSTIITSNASLSSWGDILQDTVTASAILDRLVHHAQIIKITGKSYRLRNNDLIKK, encoded by the coding sequence ATGCGCGATAACTACCATGAATTAATGAATAATCTACAAGAACTTGGTTTGAACAATATGTGTAACTACCTGCCAGAGTACCTCGATGAAACTGGCCATAAAACTGTACCACTAACAGAATCACTATTGAAGCTAACTGACGAAGAGATACATGCCAATGAAAGAAAGCATATCGATTCGATTATCAAGAAAGCACGTTTTCCCGTCAAAAAGTCCATTGAAGAATTTGATTTTGGATTTCAAACAAGCATCAATGAAGTTCAAATTAGAGAGTTTCAAAATATGGGCTTCATGGAGCGACATGATAATTTGATATTTCTCGGTTCTCCGGGTGTTGGGAAAACTCATCTAGCAACTGCCATTGGGGTATCTGCATGTAGACAGGATATAAGAACTTTATTCATCAATTGTAATGACCTCTTGTTGAAACTAAAAAAAGCCTATGACAAGGGAACCTTGGATAGACAAATAAGAAGATATTCAAATTATGAGCTTTTAATAATTGATGAACTTGGTTACTTACCAATTGAAAAGCAAGAAGCCAATTTACTCTTTCAGCTCATCAACAATAGATATGAACGACATTCTACAATTATTACTAGCAATGCCAGCTTGTCTAGTTGGGGGGATATTCTCCAAGATACAGTAACTGCTTCGGCAATTCTTGATAGATTAGTGCATCATGCACAAATCATCAAGATTACAGGTAAATCATATCGTCTTAGAAACAACGATTTAATCAAGAAATAA
- a CDS encoding IS30 family transposase — protein sequence MKEVFALAQEQITIKRNKGHHLTEVERGKIAALHKLGQSNRKIAIAIGVCPQTINNELKRGEATQVKKINGKEYYHQEYIPELAHSRYVDKRKACHRPYKLSQVFNFLSFFVEHFKKDGWSPDATVGRAKALNLFLPEEMVCTKTLYSYIDAQLLEVRNIDLINKMSRRLPKYVARKNHRILGLSIEERPTEVDNREEFGHFEIDTIVGLRNGQESVILTMIERKTRFQIIRLIDSKDADSVAYTMRSINKEYGSIIKSITADNGLEFSTLTEVMDKIAPVYFTHPYTSSERGTNEVHNRMVRRDFPKGISLDLATPLEVAQTENKLNNMPRKHTGYQTPTELFNEECA from the coding sequence ATGAAAGAGGTTTTCGCCTTGGCGCAAGAACAGATTACCATAAAAAGAAATAAGGGTCACCACTTAACTGAAGTTGAGCGTGGAAAAATAGCTGCTCTACATAAATTGGGACAATCCAATCGTAAGATCGCGATTGCTATCGGTGTTTGCCCACAGACTATTAATAACGAGTTGAAACGTGGTGAAGCTACTCAAGTTAAGAAAATTAACGGTAAAGAGTACTATCATCAAGAATATATACCTGAACTTGCCCATAGTCGTTATGTCGATAAACGCAAAGCGTGTCATCGACCTTATAAACTGTCACAGGTTTTTAACTTCTTATCATTCTTTGTGGAGCACTTTAAAAAAGACGGTTGGTCACCTGACGCGACTGTTGGTCGTGCCAAGGCGTTGAACCTTTTTCTACCAGAAGAAATGGTATGTACTAAAACCCTTTATAGTTATATCGATGCCCAATTATTAGAAGTTAGAAATATTGATCTTATCAATAAGATGTCTCGTCGATTACCAAAATACGTGGCTCGTAAGAACCATCGTATCTTGGGGTTAAGTATAGAAGAACGCCCAACCGAAGTGGATAATCGGGAAGAATTTGGCCATTTTGAAATAGATACTATTGTTGGCCTTAGAAACGGTCAGGAGAGCGTGATTCTTACTATGATTGAACGCAAGACACGTTTCCAAATTATCCGTTTAATTGACAGTAAGGACGCTGATTCAGTGGCTTATACAATGAGAAGTATTAATAAAGAGTATGGATCAATAATCAAGTCCATTACTGCCGACAATGGTCTTGAATTCAGTACCCTGACAGAAGTAATGGATAAAATAGCACCTGTCTACTTCACTCATCCATATACATCCAGTGAACGAGGAACCAATGAGGTTCACAACCGTATGGTACGAAGAGATTTTCCAAAGGGAATCTCTCTTGATTTGGCAACCCCTTTGGAGGTTGCACAAACAGAAAATAAACTAAACAATATGCCTCGTAAACATACTGGTTATCAAACACCGACTGAGCTATTCAATGAGGAATGTGCTTAA
- the nrdF gene encoding class 1b ribonucleoside-diphosphate reductase subunit beta has product MVDTYYKAINWNQIEDQVDKATWEKLTSQFWLDTRIPLSNDIDDWRTLGDTEHTLVGHVFGGLTLLDTLQSQDGIEEIRKDIRTQAETAVFNNIQFMESVHAKSYSSIFSTLNSAEEIEEIFDWTDHNEFLQKKAEYINEIYQNGTGLEKKVASVFLETFLFYSGFYTPLYYLGNNKLANVAEIIKLIIRDESVHGTYIGYKFQLGFNELSEEEQSKMQDWMYDLLYKLYDNEEKYTHTLYDDIGWTDDVMVFLRYNANKALMNLGQSPLFPDGNAEDVNPIVMNGISTGTSNHDFFSQVGNGYLMGKVEAMKDDDYDIGRK; this is encoded by the coding sequence ATGGTTGATACATATTATAAGGCCATCAATTGGAATCAAATTGAAGACCAAGTTGATAAAGCTACATGGGAAAAGCTTACTTCCCAATTTTGGCTAGATACTCGTATTCCATTATCAAACGATATTGATGACTGGCGTACTTTGGGTGATACGGAACATACTTTGGTAGGACACGTTTTTGGTGGTCTAACTTTGCTTGATACCCTTCAATCACAAGATGGTATCGAAGAAATCAGAAAAGATATCCGTACCCAAGCTGAAACAGCTGTGTTCAACAATATTCAATTCATGGAATCTGTTCACGCTAAGAGTTATTCTTCTATTTTCAGTACGTTGAACTCTGCTGAAGAAATTGAAGAGATTTTTGATTGGACAGATCACAACGAATTCCTCCAGAAAAAAGCTGAATACATCAATGAAATTTACCAAAATGGTACTGGCTTAGAGAAAAAAGTTGCCAGTGTATTCTTGGAGACATTCTTGTTCTATTCAGGTTTTTACACACCACTTTATTACTTAGGTAACAATAAACTTGCTAACGTTGCTGAAATCATCAAGTTGATCATCCGTGACGAATCAGTCCACGGTACTTATATTGGATACAAATTCCAATTAGGTTTCAACGAACTTTCAGAAGAAGAACAAAGCAAGATGCAAGATTGGATGTATGACTTGTTGTACAAGTTATATGACAATGAAGAAAAATATACTCACACTTTATATGACGATATCGGCTGGACAGACGACGTTATGGTATTCCTTAGATACAATGCTAACAAGGCTCTAATGAACCTTGGACAAAGTCCATTGTTCCCAGATGGTAACGCTGAAGATGTTAACCCTATTGTTATGAATGGTATTTCTACTGGTACTTCTAACCATGACTTCTTTTCACAGGTTGGTAATGGTTATTTGATGGGTAAGGTTGAAGCTATGAAAGATGATGATTATGATATTGGGCGTAAGTAG